One part of the [Pantoea] beijingensis genome encodes these proteins:
- a CDS encoding YobH family protein, translating to MRFAIRIIMVLAIIWLAMLLTGYGVLIGSNKNVAGMGLQCQYLTARGMVTAQYLHTDSGIVGVTDCPILKKSTEVVDN from the coding sequence ATGAGATTCGCTATTCGTATCATCATGGTGCTGGCCATTATTTGGCTGGCAATGCTGTTAACCGGCTATGGCGTATTAATCGGCAGCAATAAAAACGTGGCTGGGATGGGGTTGCAATGCCAGTATTTAACCGCGCGTGGTATGGTCACCGCACAATACCTGCATACCGATAGCGGTATCGTTGGCGTGACGGACTGCCCGATCCTGAAGAAGAGTACGGAAGTGGTCGATAATTAA
- a CDS encoding YebO family protein: MNEIANGAMGFAPMVLIVALIVIGLIAWFFVNRASVRATEQIRLLEALLDEQKKQNAMLRRLTERMVGSDQSKKRDDDEESKDFTRLIPER, translated from the coding sequence ATGAATGAGATAGCGAATGGCGCGATGGGTTTTGCGCCGATGGTATTGATTGTTGCTCTGATCGTTATTGGGTTGATCGCGTGGTTCTTTGTCAACCGAGCCAGCGTTCGGGCAACCGAACAGATTCGTCTTTTAGAGGCGCTGCTGGATGAGCAGAAAAAACAAAATGCAATGCTGCGTCGTTTAACGGAGCGTATGGTAGGGAGCGATCAAAGTAAAAAGCGTGACGATGATGAAGAAAGCAAGGATTTTACGCGGCTCATCCCAGAGCGTTAA
- a CDS encoding MBL fold metallo-hydrolase: MAWKNQWYDPTKLHHTPEGFRNPEADLRQQGDLQRWRKERKAQGLPHPPMAGYDGFISQWWQPADVSGHDDAVWWLGHACLMLRISNRYMLIDPALSKRASPLRFYGPKRKTPAPLAIDALPALDIVLVSHNHYDHLDKPTIKKILQRFPDVLFIVPLGLQSWFHRLGARHVKQLDWWESYQSDSVTIHAVPARHWSMRSLKDRNRSLWCGWTICSEKLRFWFTGDSGYSENLLDIHQRLGPFNLAALPVGAYAPKWFMQGQHMDPEQAVSLHRALGSPLSIPIHWGVFELADESLDAPPQELSRAMRAAGLDERRFNAWRIGERMLLNNIYQG; this comes from the coding sequence GTGGCATGGAAAAATCAGTGGTACGATCCTACGAAATTACACCATACGCCGGAAGGTTTTCGTAATCCGGAGGCTGACCTGCGGCAGCAGGGTGATTTACAACGCTGGCGTAAAGAACGTAAGGCGCAGGGGTTGCCGCATCCACCAATGGCCGGCTATGACGGTTTTATTTCTCAATGGTGGCAGCCCGCTGATGTTTCCGGCCATGATGATGCGGTTTGGTGGCTGGGGCACGCTTGTCTGATGCTGCGTATCAGTAATCGTTATATGCTCATCGATCCCGCTCTTTCTAAACGGGCATCCCCGCTACGCTTCTATGGTCCAAAACGTAAAACACCTGCTCCGTTAGCGATTGATGCGCTCCCTGCGTTAGATATCGTTCTGGTTTCCCACAATCACTATGATCACCTTGATAAGCCAACGATTAAAAAAATTCTGCAGCGCTTTCCCGATGTGCTGTTTATTGTGCCTTTGGGATTGCAGTCGTGGTTTCACCGGCTAGGCGCGCGCCATGTCAAGCAATTGGATTGGTGGGAATCTTATCAGAGCGATAGCGTGACGATACATGCGGTGCCCGCCCGCCACTGGAGCATGCGATCATTAAAAGATCGCAACCGCTCTTTATGGTGTGGCTGGACGATTTGCTCGGAAAAACTGCGCTTCTGGTTCACCGGAGACAGCGGGTACAGTGAAAATCTGCTGGATATCCATCAGCGTCTGGGGCCATTTAACCTCGCGGCGTTACCTGTTGGCGCTTATGCACCAAAATGGTTCATGCAGGGGCAGCATATGGATCCGGAGCAGGCCGTGTCGTTACATCGCGCCCTTGGCTCTCCGTTGTCTATACCTATCCATTGGGGCGTTTTCGAGTTGGCCGATGAGTCGTTGGATGCACCACCGCAAGAATTATCGCGGGCAATGCGTGCCGCGGGACTGGATGAGCGCCGATTCAATGCCTGGCGAATAGGGGAGCGGATGCTGCTCAATAATATTTACCAGGGATAA